A window of Deinococcus aquaedulcis contains these coding sequences:
- the ligA gene encoding NAD-dependent DNA ligase LigA, producing MSQAAFDHYLALSAEVARHNRAYHELDAPLIPDAEYDALVRELRTLEAEHPDWAEQAAALGGGVSPAQAVGGAPSSAFVPVNHPTPMTSLDNVFSDEELNDWREKLARALNLPPEHDDFSFTGELKIDGLSVNLYYVDGELQWAATRGNGVTGEIVTAQVQTVSGIPARLEGLRGELEVRGEVYMSRADFAAFNAQAEELGTPLLKNPRNGAAGALRQKDPEVTRTRNLKAIFYALGKRDGVPATTQGEVLDWLAAQGFPVSRHTERLQGLQAAADYHARMIAGRQDFEFDADGTVIKLDPLRLQEEAGFTSRAPRWAIAYKFPVEEVETVLESITVNVGRTGKLAPLAHLQPRLIEGSTVSKATLHNEDYIRGLDLRIGDTVVVRKSGGVIPQIMRVVLDKRPQGAVPFEFPIHCPECGHPAVRHEDDANTYCENPACPAQQYRMIQYFVSRGAMDIQGIGEKLIAQLLETGLVKDAADLYSLKAEQLAGLERGGEKKAQNILGQLEASKTQPLWRLINALGLPHVGERNAQVLARHFGSLDALMNATPEQIEAVPGLGKVIGAAVAVTLKEEGTVRLLTKLRAAGINPQGETEARGEQLRGLNFVITGTLGRPRDAIKAQLEAAGGRVTGSVTGKTNYLIAGEEAGSKLARAQELGVTVLDEAGLAALLAEKGVTPAQG from the coding sequence ATGAGCCAGGCCGCGTTCGACCACTACCTCGCCCTGAGCGCCGAGGTCGCCCGTCACAACCGCGCGTACCACGAACTGGACGCCCCGCTGATCCCCGACGCCGAATACGACGCCCTGGTGCGCGAGCTGCGGACCCTGGAAGCCGAGCACCCCGACTGGGCCGAGCAGGCGGCGGCCCTGGGCGGTGGGGTCAGCCCGGCGCAGGCGGTGGGCGGCGCGCCCAGCAGCGCCTTTGTGCCAGTGAACCACCCCACGCCCATGACCAGCCTGGACAACGTGTTCAGCGACGAGGAACTGAACGACTGGCGCGAGAAGCTGGCCCGCGCCCTGAACCTGCCCCCCGAGCACGACGACTTCAGCTTTACCGGCGAGCTGAAAATTGACGGCCTGAGCGTGAACCTGTACTACGTGGACGGCGAACTGCAGTGGGCCGCCACGCGCGGCAACGGCGTGACCGGCGAAATCGTGACCGCTCAGGTGCAGACCGTGTCTGGCATCCCGGCGCGTCTGGAAGGGCTGCGCGGTGAACTGGAGGTGCGCGGCGAGGTGTACATGAGCCGCGCCGACTTTGCCGCCTTCAATGCCCAGGCCGAAGAACTGGGCACCCCACTGCTGAAAAACCCCCGCAACGGCGCGGCCGGCGCCCTGCGGCAGAAGGACCCGGAGGTGACGCGCACCCGTAACCTCAAGGCCATCTTCTACGCCCTGGGCAAGCGCGACGGCGTGCCCGCCACCACCCAGGGCGAGGTGCTGGACTGGCTGGCCGCCCAGGGCTTTCCGGTCAGCCGTCATACGGAGCGCCTGCAGGGCCTCCAGGCGGCGGCCGACTACCACGCCCGCATGATCGCCGGGCGCCAGGACTTTGAATTCGACGCCGACGGCACCGTGATCAAACTGGATCCCCTGCGGCTGCAGGAGGAAGCGGGCTTTACCAGCCGCGCGCCGCGCTGGGCCATTGCTTACAAGTTCCCGGTGGAAGAGGTGGAAACGGTGCTGGAGAGCATCACCGTGAACGTGGGGCGCACCGGCAAACTGGCGCCGCTGGCCCACCTGCAGCCCCGGCTGATTGAGGGCAGTACCGTCAGCAAGGCCACGCTGCACAACGAGGATTACATTCGGGGGCTGGACCTGCGCATTGGCGACACCGTGGTGGTGCGCAAATCTGGCGGCGTGATTCCGCAGATCATGCGCGTGGTGCTGGACAAGCGCCCCCAGGGGGCTGTGCCCTTTGAATTCCCCATCCACTGCCCAGAGTGCGGCCACCCCGCCGTGCGCCACGAGGACGACGCCAACACCTACTGCGAGAACCCTGCCTGCCCGGCGCAGCAGTACCGGATGATTCAGTATTTCGTCTCGCGCGGGGCGATGGATATTCAGGGCATTGGCGAGAAACTGATTGCCCAGCTGCTGGAAACCGGGCTGGTGAAGGACGCTGCCGACCTGTACAGCCTCAAGGCTGAGCAGCTGGCGGGCCTGGAACGCGGCGGCGAGAAAAAGGCGCAGAACATCCTGGGCCAGCTGGAGGCCAGCAAGACGCAGCCGCTGTGGCGCCTGATCAACGCGCTGGGCCTGCCGCATGTGGGCGAGCGCAACGCGCAGGTACTGGCCCGTCATTTCGGCAGTCTGGACGCCCTGATGAACGCTACCCCCGAGCAGATTGAGGCGGTGCCGGGCCTGGGCAAGGTGATTGGCGCGGCGGTGGCCGTCACCCTGAAAGAAGAGGGCACCGTGCGCCTGCTGACCAAGCTGCGCGCGGCGGGCATCAATCCCCAGGGCGAAACAGAGGCGCGCGGCGAGCAATTGCGAGGGTTGAACTTTGTGATCACTGGCACCCTGGGCCGCCCCCGCGACGCCATCAAGGCCCAGCTGGAAGCCGCTGGGGGCCGCGTGACCGGCTCGGTGACGGGCAAGACGAACTACCTGATTGCCGGCGAGGAGGCGGGCAGCAAGCTGGCGCGCGCCCAGGAACTGGGCGTCACCGTGCTGGACGAAGCCGGGCTGGCCGCGCTGCTGGCCGAGAAGGGGGTCACGCCGGCGCAGGGGTAA
- a CDS encoding Asp23/Gls24 family envelope stress response protein, whose translation MATPEIEISKNVLMDIAVTTLDGIEGTEVASAPLKMGEVLRNQTPGRRPRALRVTREGQDVTVDVGLNIEFGRNLVALSEQVQQAVRENIELMTGLKVRAVNVSVHNVCLPKGSPA comes from the coding sequence ATGGCAACACCAGAAATCGAGATCAGCAAGAATGTCCTGATGGACATTGCCGTGACCACCCTGGACGGCATTGAGGGCACCGAAGTGGCCTCGGCGCCCCTGAAGATGGGCGAGGTGCTGCGCAACCAGACCCCCGGCCGCCGCCCCCGCGCCCTGCGCGTGACCCGCGAAGGACAGGACGTGACGGTGGACGTGGGCCTGAACATTGAGTTCGGCCGCAACCTCGTGGCCCTCTCCGAGCAGGTGCAGCAGGCGGTGCGGGAGAACATTGAACTGATGACGGGCCTGAAAGTGCGCGCCGTGAATGTGAGCGTGCACAACGTCTGCCTGCCCAAAGGCAGCCCCGCGTGA
- the nusB gene encoding transcription antitermination factor NusB yields the protein MTRRREKAAAPVGTRRAAREFAFRVLFEADRGDLPLQSVFNRAEGAMRAGDDTFAPLNEEALAFARELVTGLGTHRPDIDATLRRTIRGWSFDQMAQTDLNVLRLATYELLHTTEPHPPVIESAVRIARKFGGDDSGRFVNGVLGGLSRSLQEPRGGDRPAVQTSSPDPAPEPQE from the coding sequence GTGACCCGCCGCCGCGAGAAAGCTGCCGCTCCTGTTGGCACCCGCCGCGCCGCCCGCGAATTCGCCTTCCGGGTGCTGTTCGAGGCCGACCGGGGCGACCTGCCGCTGCAGAGCGTGTTCAACCGTGCCGAGGGCGCCATGCGCGCCGGCGACGATACCTTTGCGCCGCTCAACGAGGAGGCCCTGGCCTTTGCACGCGAACTGGTGACGGGCCTGGGCACCCACCGCCCGGACATTGACGCCACGCTGCGCCGCACCATTCGCGGCTGGAGCTTTGACCAGATGGCCCAGACCGACCTGAACGTGCTGCGCCTGGCCACCTACGAGCTGCTGCACACCACTGAGCCGCACCCGCCGGTCATTGAGAGCGCGGTGCGTATTGCCCGCAAGTTCGGCGGCGACGATTCCGGGCGCTTTGTGAACGGCGTGCTGGGCGGCCTGAGCCGCAGCCTGCAGGAGCCGCGCGGCGGGGATCGCCCTGCAGTCCAGACCTCCAGCCCAGACCCCGCGCCGGAGCCGCAGGAGTGA
- the folD gene encoding bifunctional methylenetetrahydrofolate dehydrogenase/methenyltetrahydrofolate cyclohydrolase FolD, with protein sequence MTAGPARPLPGAPAAQALLAEAARRAAALGTPPGLALVRVGDDPASVAYVRGKAKKAAEVGLRSTVHALPEATPQAELLALIAQLNADPAVHGVLVQLPLPVHLDPQPVLDAVLPAKDVDGLHPVSTGHLWAGQPGLRPCTPAGVMALLAFYGLPVAGQRAVIVGRSALVGRPLAALLLNANATVTLAHSRTPDLGAVTREADLLIVAAGRAHLITPEMVRPGATVIDVGINRVPDEAGQGRLTGDVHPDVAGVAGALTPVPGGVGPMTVAQLLMNTVLAAEAQQAQSPQIQIPEVSGGLLR encoded by the coding sequence GTGACCGCCGGCCCCGCCCGGCCCCTGCCCGGCGCGCCCGCTGCCCAGGCCCTGCTGGCCGAGGCTGCCCGGCGCGCCGCCGCCCTGGGCACCCCCCCGGGGCTGGCGCTGGTGCGGGTGGGCGACGACCCCGCCAGCGTGGCCTACGTGCGCGGCAAGGCCAAAAAAGCCGCCGAGGTGGGCCTGCGCAGCACGGTCCACGCCCTGCCCGAAGCCACCCCTCAGGCCGAGTTGCTGGCCCTAATTGCGCAGCTGAACGCCGACCCGGCCGTGCACGGCGTGCTGGTGCAGCTGCCCCTGCCTGTTCATCTGGACCCCCAGCCGGTCCTGGACGCGGTGCTGCCGGCCAAGGATGTGGACGGCCTGCACCCGGTCAGCACCGGGCACCTGTGGGCCGGGCAGCCGGGCCTGCGCCCCTGCACGCCCGCCGGGGTGATGGCGCTGCTGGCCTTTTACGGTCTGCCGGTGGCGGGGCAGCGCGCAGTGATCGTGGGCCGCAGCGCCCTGGTGGGCCGCCCGCTGGCCGCGCTGCTGCTGAACGCCAACGCCACCGTCACCCTGGCCCACAGCCGCACCCCCGACCTGGGCGCGGTGACCCGCGAGGCCGACCTGCTGATCGTGGCCGCTGGCCGCGCGCACCTGATCACCCCCGAGATGGTGCGCCCCGGCGCCACGGTGATTGACGTGGGCATTAACCGCGTACCCGATGAGGCCGGCCAGGGCCGCCTGACCGGCGACGTGCACCCCGACGTGGCGGGCGTGGCCGGGGCCCTGACCCCGGTGCCCGGCGGCGTGGGCCCCATGACGGTGGCGCAGCTGCTGATGAACACCGTGCTGGCGGCTGAAGCCCAGCAGGCCCAGAGCCCCCAGATCCAGATACCCGAGGTCAGCGGTGGACTCCTTCGCTGA
- a CDS encoding divergent PAP2 family protein produces the protein MDSFADLFGNRWLWVAVLSSTGAQVLKVLLILLIERRWRPAAFMETGGMPSSHSAMVAALTTGVGITEGVGSPLFAACAVFALIVMYDATGVRHSSGQQARLLNELVEELRAVVREGFAPLPLRVLLGHTYLEVLVGTLIGVGAGFIAFAGAE, from the coding sequence GTGGACTCCTTCGCTGACCTGTTCGGCAACCGCTGGCTGTGGGTGGCGGTGCTGTCCAGCACGGGTGCCCAGGTACTGAAGGTGCTCCTGATTCTGCTAATAGAACGCCGCTGGCGCCCCGCCGCCTTCATGGAAACGGGCGGCATGCCCAGCAGCCACAGCGCCATGGTGGCGGCCCTAACCACCGGCGTGGGCATCACCGAAGGGGTGGGCAGCCCCCTGTTCGCGGCCTGCGCGGTGTTCGCCCTGATCGTCATGTACGACGCGACCGGGGTGCGCCACAGCAGCGGCCAGCAGGCCCGGCTGCTGAACGAACTGGTGGAAGAACTGCGTGCCGTGGTGCGCGAGGGCTTTGCGCCGCTGCCCCTGCGGGTGCTGCTGGGCCACACCTACCTGGAGGTGCTGGTGGGCACCCTGATTGGCGTGGGCGCCGGCTTCATCGCCTTTGCTGGGGCGGAGTAG
- a CDS encoding NADH-quinone oxidoreductase subunit 15 yields MAHAHDSALYAQWVDLLGWLEAEAASRGLGFEKVADFPDYIYRMERPYDLPTTVMSVRVTAGGQPLMIAAVSPRHADLKGVSLRLMGGSKHWHLHAGSAGLLEGKRSFTRERLATLLDGALQGVRAV; encoded by the coding sequence ATGGCACATGCACACGACTCGGCGTTGTACGCGCAGTGGGTGGACTTGCTCGGCTGGCTGGAGGCCGAGGCGGCTTCACGCGGCCTGGGGTTCGAGAAGGTGGCGGATTTCCCGGACTACATCTACCGCATGGAGCGTCCGTACGATCTGCCCACCACCGTCATGAGTGTGCGCGTGACCGCAGGTGGCCAGCCCCTGATGATCGCGGCTGTCAGCCCCCGCCACGCCGACCTGAAGGGCGTCTCGCTGCGCCTGATGGGGGGCAGCAAGCACTGGCACCTGCACGCCGGCAGCGCAGGGCTGCTGGAAGGCAAGCGTTCCTTTACCCGCGAGCGACTGGCCACCCTGCTGGACGGCGCCCTGCAGGGCGTGCGGGCCGTCTAG
- a CDS encoding aldose epimerase family protein gives MTPTPSIEAQPWGVTPAGAAVTLYTLQAAPLRAQIMTYGGVLVGLQAPDRTGTLADVTLGHDELAPYLSRETSPYFGALIGRYGNRIAEGRFVLDGQPVTLARNNGPNALHGGPGGFDQQLWQATPETGADFVSLHLRRTSPEGEEGYPGTVQVEVTYTLSAAELRLQYRAQTDRPTVLNLTNHTYWNLAGGGRDVLDHRLQVQASHFTPTGPTLIPTGEVQPVAGTPFDLRQPQRLGDVLAHPHEQLTFAGGLDHNFVLDQPGTGQAVATLHDPHSGRRLEVQTTQPGLQVYSGNFLDGTITGRGGQRYGHRWAVCLETQHFPDSPNQPHFPSTRLDPGEPFESQTVYRFSVQD, from the coding sequence ATGACGCCGACCCCCTCCATTGAAGCCCAGCCCTGGGGCGTGACCCCAGCAGGCGCCGCCGTGACGCTGTACACCCTGCAGGCCGCCCCCCTGCGCGCGCAGATCATGACCTACGGCGGCGTGCTGGTGGGGCTGCAGGCCCCGGACCGGACCGGCACGCTGGCCGACGTGACCCTGGGCCACGACGAGTTGGCCCCCTACCTGAGCCGCGAGACCTCGCCGTACTTCGGGGCGCTGATTGGCCGGTATGGCAACCGCATTGCTGAGGGACGCTTCGTGCTGGATGGGCAGCCGGTGACCCTGGCGCGCAACAACGGTCCCAATGCCCTGCACGGCGGCCCGGGGGGCTTCGACCAGCAGCTCTGGCAGGCCACCCCAGAGACCGGGGCCGATTTCGTGAGCCTGCACCTGCGCCGCACCAGTCCAGAGGGCGAGGAAGGCTACCCCGGCACGGTGCAGGTGGAGGTCACGTACACGCTGAGCGCGGCCGAACTTCGGCTCCAGTACCGCGCGCAGACCGACCGCCCCACCGTCCTGAACCTCACCAACCACACCTACTGGAATCTGGCTGGCGGCGGGCGCGACGTGCTGGACCACCGCCTGCAGGTGCAGGCCAGCCACTTTACGCCGACTGGCCCCACCCTGATTCCCACCGGCGAGGTGCAGCCCGTGGCCGGCACACCCTTCGACCTGCGCCAGCCCCAGCGCCTGGGCGACGTGCTGGCGCACCCCCACGAGCAGCTGACCTTTGCGGGCGGGCTGGACCACAACTTCGTGTTGGACCAGCCTGGCACCGGGCAGGCCGTCGCCACCCTGCACGACCCGCACAGTGGCCGCCGCCTGGAGGTGCAGACCACCCAGCCAGGCCTGCAGGTGTACAGCGGCAACTTTCTGGACGGCACAATCACTGGGCGCGGCGGCCAGCGCTACGGGCACCGCTGGGCGGTGTGCCTGGAAACCCAGCATTTCCCCGACAGCCCCAACCAGCCCCATTTTCCCAGCACTCGCCTGGACCCTGGCGAGCCCTTTGAAAGCCAGACGGTCTACCGCTTCTCGGTGCAGGATTGA